The following proteins come from a genomic window of Ammospiza nelsoni isolate bAmmNel1 chromosome 6, bAmmNel1.pri, whole genome shotgun sequence:
- the LOC132074641 gene encoding ferritin light chain-like — MAEPRSKRPRVTLPACPAHRPLPGSRVRHGFPPAVEEALCGLTGAQLELHYCLQALGEYFDQSHVALPNISKFFLHQALEEREAAEALMKYQQERGGHYCSKTIQKPNCDYAVGLMKALELAMVQWKTMLRYFEELYALSVENADPHSASTIKKQFIGPKIQKIKLMGDLLTNARRLDCSQDGRNSLGDYFMDRLQKEFRTSIEPESSDHCSPCPPLQQCTGAAEGLKRPQRECSQHRNGIGPIYATIHCTTMLPQCNDGTAAKVKQGREGL, encoded by the exons ATGGCCGAGCCGCGCTCCAAGCGGCCGCGGGTGACGCTGCCCGCCTGCCCCGCGCACCGCCCGCTGCCCGGCAGCCGCGTCCGCCACGGCTTCCCGCCCGCCGTGGAGGAGGCGCTCTGCGGCCTCACCGGcgcccagctggagctgcactaCTGCCTGCAGGCGCTG GGTGAATATTTTGATCAGTCACATGTGGCTCTACCAAATATTTCAAAGTTCTTCCTGCATCAAGCTCTGGAAGagagagaagctgcagaggCACTGATGAAGTATCAGCAGGAAAGAGGAGGCCATTACTGCTCTAAAACCATCCAG aaaccAAACTGTGATTATGCAGTCGGTCTGATGAAAGCCCTGGAACTAGCAATGGTACAATGGAAAACTATGCTACGATATTTTGAAGAGCTTTATGCCCTGAGTGTTGAAAATGCAGACCCTCATAGTGCAAGCACTATCAAGAAACAATTTATTGGGCCCAAAATCCAGAAGATCAAGCTGATGGGAGATCTGCTGACCAATGCTCGCAGGCTTGACTGTTCCCAGGATGGCAGAAATAGTCTTGGGGACTATTTTATGGACCGGCTGCAGAAAGAGTTCAGGACCAGCATAGAGCCAGAGTCCAGTGAtcactgcagcccctgcccacctctCCAGcagtgcacaggagctgcagaaggtCTGAAGCGACCCCAGAGAGAATGttcccagcacagaaatggCATAGGGCCAATATATGCAACCATACACTGCACCACCATGCTGCCACAGTGTAATGATGGCACAGCAGCAAAGGtgaagcagggcagggagggcctTTAa
- the MYOD1 gene encoding myoblast determination protein 1, which produces MDLLGPMEMTEGSLCSFTAADDFYDDPCFNTSDMHFFEDLDPRLVHVGGLLKPEEHPHHHGHHHGHEEEHVRAPSGHHQAGRCLLWACKACKRKTTNADRRKAATMRERRRLSKVNEAFETLKRCTSTNPNQRLPKVEILRNAIRYIESLQALLREQEDVYYPVLEHYSGESDASSPRSNCSDGMMEYSGPPCSSRRRNSYDSSYYTESPNDPKHGKSSVVSSLDCLSSIVERISTDNSTCPILPPVETVAEGSPCSPPEGVSLNDGGAQIPSPTNCTPLPQDSSSSNPIYQVL; this is translated from the exons ATGGACTTACTTGGCCCCATGGAGATGACGGagggctccctctgctccttcacAGCCGCCGATGACTTCTATGATGACCCGTGCTTCAACACGTCGGACATGCACTTCTTCGAGGACCTGGACCCGCGGCTGGTGCACGTCGGGGGTCTGCTGAAGCCCGAGGAGCACCCGCACCACCACGGGCACCACCACGGGCACGAGGAGGAGCACGTCCGGGCGCCCAGCGGGCACCACCAGGCCGGCCGCTGCCTGCTGTGGGCCTGCAAGGCGTGCAAGAGGAAGACCACCAACGCCGACCGCCGTAAGGCCGCCACCATGAGGGAGCGCCGGCGGCTCAGCAAGGTCAACGAGGCCTTCGAGACCCTCAAGCGCTGCACCTCCACCAACCCCAACCAGCGCCTGCCCAAGGTGGAGATCCTGCGCAACGCCATCCGCTACATCGAGAgcctgcaggccctgctgcgCGAGCAGGAGGACGTTTATTACCCAGTGCTGGAGCACTACAGCGGGGAATCGGACGCCTCCAGCCCCCGCTCCAACTGCTCCGATGGCATG aTGGAGTACAGCGggcctccctgcagctctcgCAGAAGGAACAGCTATGACAGCAGCTACTACACAGAGTCCCCAAATG ATCCAAAGCATGGGAAGAGTTCTGTTGTTTCCAGTCTCGATTGCCTCTCAAGCATTGTAGAGAGGATTTCCACAGATAATTCCACATGCCCTATACTGCCTCCGGTGGAAACTGTTGCTGAAGGGAGTCCCTGTTCCCCTCCAGAAGGAGTGAGTCTGAATGATGGTGGAGCCCAAATTCCTTCTCCCACCAACTGCACCCCACTCCCCCAGgatagcagcagcagcaaccccATCTACCAAGTGCTATAA